Proteins encoded together in one Schistocerca americana isolate TAMUIC-IGC-003095 chromosome 8, iqSchAmer2.1, whole genome shotgun sequence window:
- the LOC124545446 gene encoding uncharacterized protein LOC124545446 yields the protein MRDDVEFNEMFCELIETYPQLYDYTRADYSNRSVQDKAWRKIAAQLNETVINCKERWKNIRGRYSKYRKIVRSSDSGAKQVAEYYLASRLQFLDKFLKTRPPKGNRVLENTKVEEVDDSVSVEAEYRDLLREDSSSSSSEPSPPLRQDPSHVSPTPPAVAKCEDNRKRKAGTDVQDANESAFKYYLETQNLLEHKLAKIGELDADMAFLQSLLPDMKAMTAQQKRKFKIGVLKLCDELLEQHPQAPQPPLPSHK from the exons ATGCGAGACGATGTTGAGTttaatgaaatgttttgtgaattAATAGAAACGTATCCTCAGCTGTACGATTACACTCGAGCAGATTATAGCAATCGCAGTGTACAAGATAAAGCCTGGCGGAAGATTGCTGCACAACTAAACGAAACAG TGATCAACTGTAAGGAGAGATGGAAAAATATAAGGGGACGATACAGCAAATATAGAAAAATAGTTCGCTCATCTGATTCTGGAGCTAAACAAGTCGCAGAATACTACCTAGCATCACGCCTTCAATTCTTggacaaatttttaaaaacaagacctCCGAAGGGCAACCGTGTCCTCGAAAACACTAAAGTTGAAGAAGTAGACGACAGTGTTTCAGTTGAAGCAGAGTATCGTGATCTATTGCGCGAAGATTCCTCTTCTTCCTCATCGGAACCATCTCCTCCTCTCCGACAAGATCCATCACATGTGTCGCCTACACCACCTGCAGTTGCTAAATGCGAAGATAACAGGAAGAGAAAAGCAGGCACTGACGTGCAAGATGCGAATGAAAGTGCTTTTAAGTATTATCTGGAAACGCAAAATTTGCTAGAACATAAACTGGCGAAAATAGGTGAACTTGACGCAGATATGGCTTTTCTCCAAAGTTTGCTTCCGGATATGAAGGCAATGACAGCTCAGCAAAAACGGAAGTTCAAAATCGGTGTTTTAAAGCTGTGTGACGAGCTTCTGGAGCAGCATCCTCAGGCACCTCAACCTCCTTTACCCTCACACAAGTGA